A portion of the Drosophila willistoni isolate 14030-0811.24 unplaced genomic scaffold, UCI_dwil_1.1 Seg151, whole genome shotgun sequence genome contains these proteins:
- the LOC124460906 gene encoding uncharacterized protein LOC124460906, with the protein MSGVGQLEPFDLNHPNKWTTYKQPFELYLLANDVTEEARKKAALLMVIGAPLFELLTSLASPTQESDLSLSEIYEILNQHLSPCQSEIAAYYQFHKQDQLIDESVANYMAALKTLAVDCKFGAALDRMLRDRFLCGMKDEGLQKSLLAEADLTIQRAMERATSSEAAAHALAMRNTAESTESIHEVQTNAIRPSRPNQHHQPCDGCGGAQLRKLCPHRNTPTDRPNIQDCSLEFTDYQKNRIPVIGIVDTSVQYDNKYIPNLPLVVTSSGGSNLLGRNWFMPLGISIKGIHAINAKLSIEATLAKLPARRILFAIQELDRLCSQGILVPIENSDWATPTVPVIKKDGTFRICGDYKSTINKVIKQHGHQIPPMNSLLASVEGGSIFAKIDLAQAYQQLVVDEQSALMQTISPGIFQSCIERIVQNVSGVLPYFDDIIVMGKSEQELAVRLNEVLSRFDKAGLRLRRDKCQFGVPSVEFLGFKIDALGIRPCASKVEAIKCAPAPKDKKQLQAFLGLIKLYQAFLPYKATVAEPLHRLLDKNAPWL; encoded by the exons ATGTCAGGAGTGGGTCAGTTAGAACCATTTGACTTAAATCACCCAAACAAATGGACAACGTACAAGCAGCCTTTTGAGCTGTATCTTCTGGCCAATGACGTTACGGAGGAAGCACGGAAGAAGGCTGCACTCCTTATGGTGATTGGCGCTCCACTGTTCGAGCTTCTAACGTCATTGGCATCCCCTACTCAGGAGAGTGATTTGAGTTTATCggaaatatatgaaatactcAACCAACATTTGTCTCCATGTCAATCGGAAATTGCCGCCTACTACCAATTTCACAAGCAAGACCAACTAATTGATGAATCGGTTGCAAACTACATGGCTGCACTTAAGACTCTCGCTGTCGACTGCAAATTCGGAGCTGCTTTGGATCGCATGTTGCGCGATCGCTTCCTATGTGGAATGAAGGATGAGGGTCTTCAGAAGAGTCTGCTAGCAGAGGCAGATTTAACGATTCAACGCGCGATGGAACGCGCCACATCTAGTGAGGCCGCTGCTCACGCTTTGGCCATGCGAAATACAGCTGAGAGCACTGAGTCGATACACGAAGTTCAGACCAACGCGATCCGTCCAAGCCGACCCAATCAGCACCACCAGCCATGCGATGGTTGCGGGGGTGCTCAGTTGCGGAAACTGTGCCCACATCGGAACACT CCAACGGATAGACCGAATATCCAAGATTGTTCTCTAGAGTTTACGGATTACCAGAAAAACCGAATTCCAGTTATTGGTATCGTGGATACATCTGTCCAGTACGATAATAAATACATTCCGAATCTTCCACTGGTTGTTACATCAAGCGGTGGATCGAATTTACTTGGACGCAACTGGTTTATGCCCTTAGGCATCAGCATAAAAGGAATACATGCCATTAACGCTAAACTTAGCATCGAGGCAACTCTGGCGAA ACTGCCAGCAAGACgcattttatttgcaattCAAGAATTAGACCGTCTGTGCTCCCAAGGTATCCTAGTACCCATTGAAAACTCCGACTGGGCGACTCCTACAGTACCAGTAATTAAAAAGGATGGTACTTTTCGCATATGTGGCGACTACAAGTCTACAATTAATAAAGTGATTAAGCAACACGGCCATCAAATTCCTCCAATGAATTCATTATTAGCATCAGTTGAAGGAGGATCCATATTTGCGAAAATCGACTTGGCTCAGGCGTACCAACAACTAGTGGTAGATGAGCAGTCTGCATTGATGCAAACCATAT CCCCGGGCATATTTCAGAGCTGCATCGAACGTATAGTGCAGAACGTTTCTGGTGTTTTACCCTACTTCGATGACATAATTGTTATGGGAAAATCAGAGCAAGAGCTAGCGGTGCGTCTTAATGAGGTGCTTTCAAGATTTGATAAGGCCGGACTACGCCTACGCAGAGACAAGTGTCAATTTGGAGTTCCGTCAGTAGAATTTTTAGGTTTTAAAATCGATGCACTGGGTATAAGACCGTGTGCCAGTAAGGTCGAAGCTATCAAGTGCGCTCCGGCTCCAAAAgataagaaacaattacaaGCATTCTTGGGACTCATCAAACTTTACCAGGCATTCCTGCCATATAAGGCAACCGTTGCTGAACCGCTTCACCGTCTACTGGATAAAAATGCGCCATGGCTGTAG